In Cryptomeria japonica chromosome 10, Sugi_1.0, whole genome shotgun sequence, a genomic segment contains:
- the LOC131858819 gene encoding uncharacterized protein LOC131858819, which produces MSGSRYGPKPEKKVLFGNICNILPSLIIWETWKERNHRIFQDKEMPQIALCGKIEKSLIELMNEASKQKTLKQNILTKWDVKLMTSLPDLIISTLFGNGNQQAASNPRLDVKWEPPEEGWSKINFDGASAGNPGQSSIGCIVRDAQGICIKEIVEDIGLAMNNEVKFRAVLHGLLLGVELGIKKIHLEGDSLNVINAIH; this is translated from the coding sequence ATGAGTGGTTCCAGATATGGCCCAAAGCCAGAAAAAAAGGTGCTATTTGGAAATATATGTAACATCCTTCCCTCATTAATAATATGGGAAACATGGAAAGAACGCAATCACAGAATCTTCCAAGACAAAGAAATGCCTCAAATTGCATTATGTGGCAAAATTGAGAAAAGCTTGATAGAACTCATGAACGAAGCTTCTAAGCAGAAAACTTTGAAACAGAATATTTTGACAAAATGGGATGTAAAACTAATGACTTCCCTTCCAGACCTGATAATCTCGACCCTCTTTGGAAATGGGAACCAACAAGCAGCTAGCAACCCGAGGCTAGATGTTAAGTGGGAGCCTCCAGAGGAGGGGTGGAGCAAAATAAACTTTGACGGAGCCTCCGCTGGAAATCCTGGCCAAAGCAGTATTGGATGTATTGTGAGAGATGCCCAGGGAATTTGTATTAAAGAAATAGTAGAGGATATTGGCCTAGCAATGAACAATGAAGTAAAATTCAGAGCAGTGTTGCATGGACTTCTACTAGGGGTGGAGTTAGGCATTAAAAAAATTCACCTGGAAGGCGATTCCTTGAATGTCATTAATGCTATTCATTGA